A genome region from Dolichospermum compactum NIES-806 includes the following:
- a CDS encoding biliverdin-producing heme oxygenase: MSNDLAMKLRVGTQQAHTDSENLGFMKCFVQGVVDRDCFIQLLRNFYFVYSELEAAIEKHKQHPVISLIYFPELNRQSSLEQDMLFYYGSQWHKRITPSPAAQAYIARIQQISTHEPALLLAHSYTRYLGDLSGGQMLQKIAQSALKLSGHEGTSFYNFQQIPDKQTFKGKYRQALDKVNIDDTTADKIVAEANHAFKLNMQILQELESILIEALGRATYNDLV; encoded by the coding sequence ATGAGTAATGATTTGGCCATGAAACTGCGTGTAGGAACTCAACAAGCGCATACAGATTCAGAAAATCTCGGCTTCATGAAATGTTTTGTGCAAGGAGTTGTAGATAGAGATTGTTTCATTCAATTATTGAGAAATTTCTATTTTGTTTATAGTGAACTAGAAGCAGCAATTGAGAAACATAAACAGCATCCTGTGATTAGTTTGATTTATTTTCCCGAACTAAATCGCCAATCTTCCCTAGAGCAAGATATGTTATTTTATTATGGGAGTCAATGGCACAAACGCATCACCCCTTCACCTGCCGCTCAAGCTTATATTGCGCGTATCCAACAAATTTCCACTCATGAACCTGCACTATTATTAGCTCATTCCTATACTCGTTATTTGGGTGATCTTTCTGGTGGGCAAATGCTCCAAAAAATTGCTCAGTCAGCCTTAAAACTTTCTGGACATGAAGGAACTTCCTTTTACAATTTTCAGCAAATTCCAGACAAGCAGACTTTCAAAGGAAAGTATCGTCAAGCATTAGATAAAGTTAATATTGATGATACAACCGCTGACAAAATTGTAGCAGAAGCTAACCATGCTTTTAAGTTAAATATGCAGATACTTCAAGAATTGGAAAGTATCTTAATCGAAGCTCTTGGTAGAGCCACTTACAATGATTTAGTTTAA
- the hemN gene encoding oxygen-independent coproporphyrinogen III oxidase, which translates to MVFLLPGIKFDFDLIQKYDTRAPRYTSYPPATELSENFTATDFQAAITASNQRKTPLSLYFHIPFCQSACYFCGCNTVITNNRKMAIPYLEHLEQEIKNTSALIDKDRKVLQIHWGGGTPNYLELDQVEFLWKNITRNFQIASNAEVSIEINPRYVNRDYILFLRDIGFNRISFGIQDFNPEVQKAVNRIQPESLLFDVMGWIKEAEFDSVNVDLIYGLPYQTLETFRETLHKTMALDADRIVVFNFAYVPWIKPVQKMIPQAALPGAAEKLDILKMTIEELTNNKYLFIGMDHFAKNNNELAIAQRHGTLKRNFQGYTTHAETELFGFGATSISMLEDAYAQNHKELKDYYKAVAAGVIPTSKGIKLTQDDIIRRDVIMSIMSHFQLNKSEIEQKYHINFDKYFSYELKELAPLQADGLVNALADEIHITDIGRLLVRNIAVVFDTHTRTRETKFSRSI; encoded by the coding sequence ATGGTTTTTCTACTACCTGGCATTAAGTTTGATTTTGATCTAATTCAAAAGTATGATACTCGCGCTCCTAGATACACGAGTTATCCCCCAGCAACAGAATTAAGTGAAAATTTCACTGCAACAGATTTCCAAGCGGCAATTACCGCATCTAATCAAAGAAAAACTCCCCTATCTTTGTATTTTCATATTCCTTTTTGCCAAAGTGCTTGTTATTTCTGCGGTTGCAATACCGTGATTACCAATAACAGGAAAATGGCTATTCCATATCTAGAACATTTGGAACAGGAAATCAAAAATACCTCAGCTTTAATTGATAAAGATAGAAAGGTGCTTCAGATTCATTGGGGTGGAGGTACACCGAATTATTTAGAACTTGATCAAGTAGAATTCCTGTGGAAAAATATCACCCGCAATTTCCAAATTGCTTCAAATGCAGAAGTATCTATTGAAATTAATCCCCGCTATGTAAATAGAGATTATATCTTATTCTTGCGGGATATTGGCTTTAACCGGATTAGTTTTGGTATTCAAGATTTTAACCCAGAAGTACAAAAAGCGGTGAATCGGATTCAACCCGAATCATTACTTTTTGATGTCATGGGTTGGATTAAAGAGGCTGAATTTGATAGTGTCAACGTAGACTTAATTTACGGTTTACCTTATCAAACTCTAGAAACTTTTCGGGAAACATTACACAAGACAATGGCTTTAGATGCTGATAGAATTGTCGTGTTCAATTTTGCCTATGTACCTTGGATTAAACCTGTGCAAAAAATGATTCCCCAAGCAGCATTACCGGGAGCAGCAGAAAAGTTAGATATTCTCAAAATGACGATTGAGGAATTAACTAATAACAAGTATCTGTTTATTGGGATGGATCATTTTGCTAAAAACAACAATGAATTAGCGATCGCTCAACGTCATGGTACACTAAAACGTAACTTCCAAGGTTATACTACCCACGCAGAAACCGAATTGTTTGGTTTTGGTGCTACATCTATTAGTATGTTAGAAGATGCCTATGCTCAAAACCACAAGGAATTAAAGGATTATTACAAAGCAGTTGCCGCAGGTGTGATTCCTACAAGTAAAGGCATTAAACTCACTCAAGATGACATTATTAGACGGGATGTAATTATGTCCATAATGTCTCACTTTCAACTAAATAAGTCAGAAATTGAACAGAAATATCATATCAATTTTGATAAATATTTCTCCTATGAACTCAAAGAATTAGCACCTCTACAAGCTGATGGATTAGTAAATGCATTAGCTGATGAAATCCATATTACTGATATTGGCAGATTGCTAGTTAGAAATATTGCGGTTGTTTTCGATACTCATACAAGAACTAGAGAGACAAAATTCTCTCGTTCTATTTAA
- a CDS encoding GlsB/YeaQ/YmgE family stress response membrane protein, which produces MNIITWIILGLLAGVIAKSIYPGYQGGGMISTMILGIVGAFIGGTLFTLIRTGTLQLTSASLSIPGVVVAVIGAIIAIYLWGLWQRSSRV; this is translated from the coding sequence ATGAATATTATTACTTGGATAATATTAGGACTATTAGCTGGTGTTATTGCCAAATCAATCTATCCTGGTTATCAAGGTGGGGGAATGATATCCACCATGATATTAGGCATTGTTGGTGCTTTTATCGGTGGAACTTTATTTACTCTCATTCGTACAGGGACTTTACAACTTACATCTGCATCTTTAAGTATTCCTGGAGTAGTAGTGGCAGTTATTGGGGCAATTATTGCCATTTATTTATGGGGATTATGGCAAAGAAGCAGCAGAGTCTAA
- a CDS encoding manganese catalase family protein, translating to MFFHKKESIHAVKVDEANPRFAQLLLEQFGGATGELSAALQYWVQSFHVENPAIKDMLQDIAIEEFGHLEMVGKLIEMHTKNTDQTEAYKSTLFAIRGMGPHFLDSQGNTWTASYLNEGGDVVRDLRANIAAEGGARQTYEELIKLATDEGTKQTLVHLLTREVSHTQMFMKALDSLGKLSEPLFGNIQPDETVALYYNLSTDGDGKDQRGPWNSEPTFQYVSNPLEMVMSAK from the coding sequence ATGTTTTTTCACAAAAAAGAGTCCATTCACGCTGTCAAGGTTGATGAAGCCAACCCCCGGTTTGCTCAGTTACTTCTAGAACAATTTGGTGGTGCAACTGGTGAACTCTCCGCAGCTTTGCAATACTGGGTACAATCTTTTCATGTAGAAAATCCTGCAATTAAGGATATGCTCCAGGATATTGCTATCGAGGAATTTGGCCATTTAGAAATGGTTGGTAAACTCATTGAAATGCACACTAAAAATACTGACCAAACAGAAGCATATAAAAGTACCTTATTTGCTATCCGAGGTATGGGACCCCATTTTCTTGATAGTCAGGGAAATACTTGGACTGCAAGTTATTTGAATGAAGGTGGTGATGTTGTCCGCGATTTACGTGCTAATATTGCCGCTGAGGGTGGCGCTCGACAAACTTATGAAGAGTTGATTAAACTAGCAACAGATGAGGGAACAAAACAAACTTTAGTACATCTGTTAACGCGAGAAGTTTCTCATACTCAGATGTTTATGAAAGCTTTGGATTCTTTGGGTAAGTTGAGTGAACCTCTTTTTGGTAATATCCAACCAGATGAAACTGTCGCTCTTTACTATAATTTATCAACAGATGGAGATGGCAAAGATCAGCGTGGCCCCTGGAATTCTGAACCAACATTCCAATATGTCTCTAATCCACTAGAAATGGTAATGAGTGCCAAATAA
- a CDS encoding site-2 protease family protein, with product MQTWRIGSLFGIPLFLDPLWFVILGLTTLNFGLAYQQWGTVAGWSAGLMMALLLFASVLLHELGHSLVAQSQGIKVNSITLFLFGGVAAIEEESKTPGKAFQVAIAGPAVSVILFFLLRLAASVIPNSNPLSEMTGDLSRINLVVALFNLIPGLPLDGGQVLKAALWKITGDRFQAVHWAAKAGQIFGYGAIALGFAIDFFTREFITGLWIVLIGWFAVRNANSYDRVTTLQETLLKLVAADGMTRNFRVVDANQTLREFADLYLLETTTPQVYFAAADGRYRGLVNINDLRTTQRSAWENQTLQTIVHPLTTIPTVLESTSLAEVIKKLETEQLAQITVLSPADAVAGVIDRGDIVQALAQRLNLQITAAEIKRIKEEGSFPPGLQLGVIAKSVEK from the coding sequence ATGCAAACTTGGCGAATAGGTTCTTTATTTGGCATTCCTTTATTTTTAGACCCCTTATGGTTTGTGATTTTGGGGCTAACAACTCTGAATTTTGGGTTAGCTTATCAGCAATGGGGGACTGTTGCGGGTTGGAGTGCTGGTTTGATGATGGCACTGCTGTTATTTGCTTCGGTGCTGCTGCATGAGTTAGGACATAGCTTGGTGGCACAATCCCAAGGTATTAAGGTGAATTCGATTACTTTGTTTTTGTTTGGGGGGGTGGCGGCAATTGAGGAGGAATCGAAAACTCCTGGTAAAGCTTTTCAGGTGGCGATCGCTGGACCTGCGGTAAGTGTTATTCTATTTTTCTTACTGCGTCTAGCAGCAAGTGTAATTCCCAATAGTAACCCTCTGAGTGAAATGACGGGGGATTTATCGAGAATTAATTTAGTTGTGGCTTTATTTAATTTAATTCCTGGGTTGCCTTTAGATGGGGGACAGGTATTAAAAGCGGCTTTGTGGAAAATTACAGGCGATCGCTTTCAAGCGGTACACTGGGCGGCAAAGGCTGGACAAATTTTTGGTTATGGTGCGATCGCTTTGGGATTTGCTATTGACTTCTTTACCAGAGAATTTATCACAGGTTTATGGATTGTTTTGATCGGTTGGTTTGCCGTGCGTAATGCTAACAGTTATGACCGTGTTACCACATTACAAGAAACTTTACTCAAGTTAGTAGCAGCCGATGGCATGACTCGTAATTTTCGGGTTGTTGATGCTAATCAAACATTGCGAGAATTTGCTGATTTATATCTTTTAGAAACTACTACACCGCAAGTCTATTTTGCCGCTGCTGATGGTCGTTATCGGGGTTTAGTTAATATTAATGACTTGCGAACAACCCAAAGAAGTGCATGGGAAAATCAAACTTTACAAACTATTGTTCATCCTTTGACGACAATTCCCACTGTGCTTGAATCTACTTCTTTGGCTGAGGTAATTAAGAAATTAGAAACCGAACAATTAGCTCAAATTACTGTTCTTTCTCCGGCGGATGCTGTTGCTGGTGTCATTGATAGAGGGGATATTGTCCAAGCATTAGCACAAAGGTTAAATTTGCAAATTACTGCTGCGGAAATTAAGCGAATTAAGGAAGAAGGTAGCTTTCCACCAGGTTTACAATTAGGAGTAATAGCAAAGTCTGTAGAAAAATAA
- the psaK gene encoding photosystem I reaction center subunit PsaK — MSSILLAAASVPVTPVWSPTVGIIISASSAVVLLFTFALKSAKVGPAMPILPVSVPGFIGAMAFGHVIGIGIVLGLTNIGRL, encoded by the coding sequence ATGTCATCAATTTTATTAGCCGCAGCATCCGTTCCTGTTACACCAGTGTGGAGTCCTACAGTCGGTATCATTATCAGTGCCAGCAGCGCAGTTGTATTATTATTTACTTTTGCCCTGAAATCTGCTAAAGTTGGACCGGCTATGCCCATATTGCCTGTAAGTGTACCAGGATTCATTGGAGCAATGGCTTTTGGTCATGTAATTGGTATTGGTATTGTGTTAGGACTGACTAATATTGGTCGTTTATAA
- a CDS encoding phosphoribosylanthranilate isomerase, producing the protein MRVKICGITQPEQSLAIAALGATALGFICVPTSPRYVTIAQIQAAIGLIPENIDKIGVFANTTIAEITRTVQKSGLTGVQLHGDETPEFCQQLRQSLSQVEIIKALRVRSLEHLQTTIHYTDYVDTLLLDAYHPQQLGGTGQTLDWHQLNQQFNPSLPWFLAGGLTPDNILTALSQIKPNGIDLSSGVEHSPGNKDLDKVALLFQKLGN; encoded by the coding sequence ATGCGGGTTAAAATTTGCGGTATTACTCAACCAGAGCAGTCTTTAGCTATAGCTGCCCTCGGTGCAACAGCACTAGGATTTATCTGTGTTCCCACTTCCCCTCGTTACGTTACCATAGCCCAAATTCAGGCAGCTATCGGACTCATTCCCGAAAATATTGATAAAATCGGCGTTTTTGCTAACACCACTATTGCCGAAATTACTCGAACAGTTCAAAAGTCTGGTTTAACCGGTGTCCAGCTACATGGAGACGAAACACCAGAATTTTGCCAGCAATTACGTCAATCCCTATCTCAAGTGGAAATTATCAAAGCCTTGCGAGTCCGCAGTTTAGAGCATCTACAAACCACCATACATTACACCGATTATGTAGATACTCTACTACTTGATGCTTACCATCCCCAACAGTTAGGAGGAACAGGACAAACCTTAGATTGGCATCAACTAAATCAACAATTTAACCCTAGTCTTCCTTGGTTCTTAGCCGGAGGACTCACACCAGATAATATTTTGACTGCTTTAAGTCAAATTAAACCCAATGGTATTGATCTATCTAGTGGTGTCGAACACTCACCAGGTAACAAAGATTTAGATAAAGTAGCCCTATTGTTTCAAAAGTTAGGGAATTGA
- the folE gene encoding GTP cyclohydrolase I FolE: MTIVGSNGANTSQSPLIPDLAEAINVRPDRNTHNGREPEIHPPSEETMDEMMQAVRTMLVGLGEDPEREGLLKTPKRVAKAMKFLTSGYNESLEDLINGAIFDEGHDEMVLVRDINFFSLCEHHMLPFMGRAHVAYIPNQKVVGLSKLARIVEMYSRRLQVQERLTRQIAEALQAVLEPKGVAVVMEATHMCMVMRGVQKPGSWTVTSSMVGIFRDEHKTREEFFNLIRHQASLF; this comes from the coding sequence ATGACTATCGTTGGTTCAAACGGTGCTAATACCTCTCAATCTCCTCTCATTCCCGATTTAGCAGAAGCTATCAATGTCCGACCAGACCGCAATACCCATAATGGCAGAGAACCAGAAATACATCCACCCTCGGAAGAAACAATGGATGAGATGATGCAAGCCGTGCGGACAATGTTAGTAGGATTAGGAGAAGATCCTGAACGGGAAGGACTGCTAAAAACACCCAAGCGCGTAGCTAAGGCGATGAAATTTCTCACCAGCGGCTACAATGAATCTCTAGAAGACCTCATCAATGGTGCGATATTTGATGAAGGACATGATGAAATGGTCTTGGTAAGAGACATTAACTTCTTTAGCTTGTGTGAACATCATATGTTGCCATTTATGGGCAGAGCGCACGTTGCCTATATTCCCAATCAAAAAGTTGTGGGATTAAGCAAACTGGCAAGAATTGTGGAAATGTATTCTCGGCGATTGCAAGTTCAAGAAAGACTAACTCGACAAATTGCTGAGGCACTACAAGCAGTTCTCGAACCCAAAGGTGTGGCTGTAGTTATGGAAGCTACTCATATGTGTATGGTGATGCGGGGGGTTCAAAAACCTGGTTCTTGGACAGTTACCAGTTCGATGGTAGGCATATTCCGAGACGAACACAAAACCCGTGAAGAATTTTTCAACTTGATTCGTCATCAAGCGTCATTATTTTAA
- a CDS encoding SDR family oxidoreductase has translation MNSEQKRRALITGASSGIGKATALAFAKAGIDVVLVSRSQDKLESVAKAAQELGVEAQAFCLDLAEVTQVKSKIQGIADEFGNINILINNAGIGYTGNLSETPLEDWQQVIDLNLTSVFQCMMGILPGMRQQGQGTIINIASIAAKQTFPGWGAYCVSKAGLLFLSQTLAQEERANGIRVIAICPGSVNTAIWDTPTVQANFDRSQMLTPEIVATTILHTVLLPQEAVIEELTIISNAGVL, from the coding sequence ATGAATTCTGAGCAAAAAAGACGCGCCTTAATTACTGGTGCTAGTAGCGGAATTGGCAAAGCAACAGCTTTAGCATTTGCCAAAGCTGGAATAGATGTAGTATTGGTCAGTCGTTCTCAGGATAAACTAGAGTCTGTAGCTAAAGCTGCACAGGAGTTAGGAGTAGAAGCCCAAGCCTTTTGTCTAGACTTAGCTGAAGTTACCCAAGTTAAATCCAAAATTCAAGGAATAGCTGATGAATTTGGCAACATAAATATTCTCATTAATAACGCTGGAATTGGATATACAGGCAACCTGAGTGAAACACCCTTGGAAGACTGGCAACAAGTCATTGACTTGAACCTCACCAGTGTCTTTCAGTGCATGATGGGAATTTTGCCAGGAATGCGCCAACAAGGGCAAGGCACAATTATTAACATTGCTTCTATAGCAGCCAAACAAACCTTTCCAGGTTGGGGCGCTTACTGCGTTAGTAAAGCAGGACTTCTTTTCCTCTCCCAAACCCTCGCACAAGAAGAACGGGCTAATGGCATTCGCGTCATTGCCATTTGTCCTGGTTCTGTGAATACGGCAATTTGGGATACTCCAACTGTTCAGGCTAACTTTGACCGTTCCCAAATGTTAACTCCAGAAATTGTGGCCACAACAATTCTACACACTGTCTTATTACCACAAGAAGCAGTAATTGAAGAATTGACGATTATTTCCAATGCTGGTGTTCTCTAA
- a CDS encoding acetyl-CoA carboxylase carboxyltransferase subunit alpha — protein sequence MATTERKPLLLDFEKPLAELATRIDQIRQLAEENGVDVSGQIRQLETRATQLREEIFSSLTPSQRLQVARHPRRPSTLDYIQSISDEWMELHGDRCGGDDPALVGGVGRIAGQPVMMLGHQKGRDTKDNVARNFGMAAPGGYRKALRLMEHANKFSMPILTFIDTPGAWAGIEAEHQGQGEAIAYNLREMFSFDVPIICTVIGEGGSGGALGIGVGDRLLMFEHSVYTVATPEACAAILWKDASKSHLAAVALKIISHDLKNLGIIDQILPEPLGGAHSDPLTAATNLKQALLENLDELNRLTPAERRQLRYDKFRNIGVFTELAH from the coding sequence ATGGCAACCACTGAGCGCAAACCGCTACTGTTAGATTTTGAAAAGCCTTTAGCAGAACTGGCCACTCGGATTGACCAAATTCGCCAATTGGCTGAAGAAAATGGTGTTGATGTTTCTGGACAAATTCGCCAATTAGAAACGCGGGCGACGCAATTGCGGGAAGAGATTTTTAGCAGTCTGACACCATCTCAACGATTGCAGGTAGCTCGTCATCCCCGCCGCCCTAGCACTTTAGATTATATCCAGTCTATCAGTGATGAATGGATGGAGTTACATGGCGATCGCTGTGGTGGCGATGATCCGGCGTTAGTTGGTGGCGTTGGTCGCATAGCTGGACAACCAGTGATGATGTTAGGACACCAAAAAGGTCGAGATACTAAAGACAACGTTGCCCGGAACTTTGGCATGGCGGCTCCTGGTGGCTACCGTAAGGCTCTACGCCTCATGGAACACGCCAATAAATTTAGTATGCCAATTTTGACCTTTATTGATACTCCTGGGGCTTGGGCGGGCATAGAAGCCGAACATCAAGGGCAAGGAGAGGCGATCGCCTATAACCTCCGAGAAATGTTCAGTTTTGACGTACCGATTATTTGTACAGTTATCGGTGAAGGTGGTTCTGGTGGGGCTTTGGGTATTGGTGTAGGCGATCGCCTGCTGATGTTTGAACACTCAGTTTACACCGTAGCTACCCCCGAAGCCTGCGCCGCAATTTTGTGGAAAGATGCCAGTAAATCTCACCTAGCCGCCGTAGCCCTGAAAATCATCTCCCACGACCTCAAAAACTTAGGCATTATTGACCAAATCCTCCCTGAACCCTTGGGTGGCGCACACTCAGACCCCTTAACAGCGGCTACCAACTTAAAACAAGCCTTGCTGGAAAACTTAGACGAACTCAACCGTCTCACCCCAGCCGAGCGCCGCCAACTGCGTTATGATAAATTCCGTAATATCGGCGTTTTCACAGAACTTGCTCACTAA
- a CDS encoding long-chain acyl-[acyl-carrier-protein] reductase: MFGLIGHLTSLEHAQSVAQELGYPEYADQGLDFWCSAPPQIVDHITVTSITGQKIEGKYVESCFLPEMLANRRIKAATRKILNAMAHAQKHGIDITALGGFSSIIFENFNLEQFKQVRNINLDFERFTTGNTHTAYIICRQVEEASKQLGIELSKATVAVCGATGDIGSAVTRWLDKKTDVQELLLIARNQERLEELQAELGRGKIMGLQEALPQADIVVWVASMPKGVEIDPTTLKQPCLLIDGGYPKNLGTKVQHPGVYVLNGGIVEHSLDIDWKIMKIVNMDVPGRQLFACFAESMLLEFEKLYTNFSWGRNQITVDKMEQIGRVSIKHGFRPLLV, from the coding sequence ATGTTTGGTTTAATTGGACATCTGACTAGTTTAGAACACGCTCAATCAGTAGCTCAAGAATTGGGATATCCAGAATATGCCGATCAAGGGCTAGACTTTTGGTGTAGCGCCCCGCCGCAAATAGTTGATCATATTACTGTCACCAGTATCACCGGGCAGAAAATAGAAGGAAAGTATGTAGAATCATGCTTTTTACCGGAAATGCTGGCTAATCGCCGCATTAAAGCCGCAACGCGCAAAATTCTTAATGCTATGGCTCATGCTCAGAAGCATGGGATTGATATTACAGCCTTGGGTGGATTTTCTTCAATTATTTTTGAGAACTTCAATTTAGAGCAGTTCAAACAAGTCCGCAATATTAACCTAGATTTTGAACGGTTCACCACAGGCAATACTCATACAGCCTACATTATCTGTCGGCAGGTAGAAGAAGCTTCCAAACAACTAGGGATTGAATTGTCCAAAGCAACTGTAGCTGTGTGTGGTGCAACAGGGGATATTGGCAGCGCAGTCACTCGCTGGTTAGATAAAAAAACAGATGTCCAAGAATTGCTCTTGATTGCGAGAAACCAAGAACGTCTCGAAGAACTACAAGCAGAACTAGGACGGGGTAAAATAATGGGGTTACAGGAAGCATTACCCCAAGCGGATATTGTCGTCTGGGTAGCGAGTATGCCCAAAGGCGTAGAAATTGACCCAACAACATTAAAACAACCCTGCCTATTGATTGATGGTGGCTATCCTAAAAACTTAGGCACAAAAGTTCAGCATCCGGGGGTATATGTATTAAATGGTGGCATTGTGGAGCATTCCCTAGATATTGACTGGAAAATTATGAAAATTGTCAATATGGATGTGCCAGGGCGGCAATTATTTGCTTGTTTTGCCGAATCAATGCTGCTGGAGTTTGAGAAGTTATATACAAACTTTTCTTGGGGGCGTAATCAGATTACCGTAGACAAAATGGAGCAAATTGGTCGAGTGTCCATTAAACACGGTTTTAGACCATTACTAGTTTAG